A single Mixta calida DNA region contains:
- the galE gene encoding UDP-glucose 4-epimerase GalE encodes MAILVTGGAGYIGSHTVLALLQRGDDVVVMDNLSNASRESIRRVEKLAGKKATFVEGDILDRACLHDIFTSHAISAVIHFAGLKAVGESTRKPLEYYENNVSGTVVLLEEMRNAGIYNFIFSSSATVYGANAPVPYVETTPIGGTTSPYGTSKLMVEQIMQDYAKADSKLKAIALRYFNPVGAHESGEIGEDPNGIPNNLLPYIAQVAIGRLDKLGIFGADYDTKDGTGVRDYIHVVDLAEGHLKALDHLERIQGYKAYNLGAGKGFSVMEMVKAFEKASGKPVPYEIKPRRDGDLAAFWADASLADKELDWRVTRGIDEMMRDTWNWQSKNPNGYR; translated from the coding sequence ATGGCTATTTTGGTAACGGGCGGAGCGGGCTATATCGGCTCTCATACGGTGCTGGCGCTGTTGCAGCGCGGCGACGACGTTGTGGTAATGGACAACCTCAGCAACGCTTCGCGGGAGTCGATTCGCCGCGTCGAGAAGCTGGCCGGAAAAAAAGCCACCTTTGTTGAGGGCGATATTCTGGATCGCGCCTGTCTGCACGATATCTTTACCAGCCACGCCATCAGCGCTGTTATCCATTTTGCCGGTTTGAAGGCGGTGGGCGAGTCGACCCGCAAGCCGCTGGAATATTACGAAAATAATGTCTCCGGTACGGTGGTGCTGCTGGAAGAGATGCGCAACGCCGGCATCTATAACTTTATCTTTAGCTCCTCCGCGACCGTCTACGGCGCCAACGCGCCGGTGCCTTATGTTGAGACCACGCCGATCGGCGGCACGACCAGCCCTTACGGCACCTCGAAGCTGATGGTCGAGCAGATCATGCAGGATTACGCCAAAGCGGACAGCAAGCTGAAGGCGATCGCGCTGCGCTACTTTAATCCGGTCGGCGCCCATGAGTCTGGCGAAATCGGTGAAGATCCCAACGGCATTCCTAATAACCTGTTGCCTTATATTGCGCAGGTCGCCATTGGCCGTCTTGATAAGCTCGGTATCTTCGGCGCGGATTACGACACGAAAGACGGCACCGGCGTGCGCGACTATATCCATGTCGTCGACCTGGCGGAAGGGCACCTGAAGGCGCTGGATCATCTCGAACGCATTCAGGGCTACAAAGCCTATAACCTCGGCGCCGGTAAAGGCTTCTCCGTTATGGAGATGGTGAAAGCATTTGAAAAAGCGTCTGGCAAACCGGTGCCCTACGAAATTAAACCGCGTCGCGACGGCGATCTGGCGGCGTTTTGGGCCGACGCCTCGCTGGCGGATAAGGAACTGGACTGGCGCGTCACGCGCGGTATCGATGAAATGATGCGCGATACCTGGAACTGGCAGTCGAAAAATCCGAACGGTTATCGTTAA
- the wecA gene encoding UDP-N-acetylglucosamine--undecaprenyl-phosphate N-acetylglucosaminephosphotransferase: MQDIVLVFLGALALLFISRKVAKKVGLVDKPNARKHHNGHIPLVGGVSVYLSLWIIYILQPGWLPDFTLYMACATMLIVVGVLDDKLDLPVMPRMALQALVASIMMYNGLYLYSLGNILFGYELVLGVLGYGVTLLAVVGAINAFNMVDGIDGLLGALSSVTFGALATVFWMGGNDEMALWCLCLMVACLPYILLNLGIPWGRKFKVFMGDAGSTLIGFTVIWLLIVATQGDDAVMQPVTALWLIAVPLMDMLRVMIARIRRGDSPFKPDREHLHHVLLKYGMKPHLSVLCVTGGAVINSFIGIVFDFYRVSTTVNLFFYLANMFFYFVLIRSIAANNIKSVLENI; this comes from the coding sequence ATGCAAGATATCGTGCTTGTTTTTCTGGGAGCGCTGGCGCTGCTATTTATCTCGCGCAAAGTGGCGAAGAAAGTAGGGTTGGTCGATAAACCTAACGCGCGGAAACATCATAACGGGCATATACCGCTGGTCGGCGGCGTTTCGGTCTATCTCTCCCTGTGGATTATCTATATTCTGCAGCCGGGTTGGCTGCCGGACTTCACCCTTTATATGGCGTGCGCCACGATGCTTATCGTGGTGGGCGTGCTGGACGACAAGCTTGATCTGCCGGTGATGCCGCGTATGGCGCTACAGGCGCTGGTCGCCAGCATCATGATGTACAACGGCCTCTACCTCTATTCGCTCGGCAATATCCTGTTCGGCTACGAGCTGGTTCTCGGCGTGCTGGGCTACGGCGTGACCCTGCTGGCGGTGGTCGGCGCGATTAACGCCTTTAATATGGTCGACGGCATCGACGGTCTGCTGGGCGCGCTTTCCTCCGTCACCTTCGGCGCGTTGGCCACCGTGTTCTGGATGGGCGGGAACGATGAGATGGCGTTATGGTGCCTTTGCCTGATGGTCGCCTGCCTGCCGTATATACTGCTCAATCTCGGCATTCCCTGGGGACGCAAATTTAAAGTCTTTATGGGCGATGCCGGCAGTACGCTGATCGGCTTTACCGTCATTTGGCTGCTGATTGTCGCCACGCAGGGCGACGATGCGGTAATGCAGCCGGTCACCGCGCTGTGGCTGATCGCCGTGCCGCTGATGGATATGCTGCGCGTGATGATCGCTCGCATCAGAAGAGGGGACAGCCCGTTCAAGCCGGACCGGGAGCATTTGCATCATGTGTTGTTGAAATATGGAATGAAACCACATCTGTCTGTTTTATGTGTAACAGGTGGAGCGGTAATTAATTCGTTTATTGGCATTGTTTTTGATTTCTATAGGGTCAGTACTACAGTTAATCTGTTCTTTTATTTGGCTAATATGTTTTTTTATTTTGTCTTAATTAGAAGTATTGCTGCAAATAATATTAAGAGCGTTTTAGAAAATATATAG
- the galF gene encoding UTP--glucose-1-phosphate uridylyltransferase GalF, translating to MTKLKAVIPVAGLGMHMLPATKAIPKEMLPIVDKPMIQYIVDEIVKSGIKEIVLVTHASKNAVENHFDTTYELEALLEQRVKRQLLSEVQSICPPGVTIMNVRQAQPLGLGHSVLCARPMIGDNPFVVVLPDVIMDDSTADHLRYNLAAMVARFEETGHSQVLAKHMPGADLSEYSAISTKEPLENEGSVSTITSFIEKPEHPEQLDSDLAAVGRYVLSADIWAELEKTEPGAWGRIQLTDAIASLSKKQPVDACLMTGNSFDCGRKLGYMQAFVTYGLRHNQQGTAFRDAIKQLLAK from the coding sequence ATGACCAAGCTTAAAGCAGTTATCCCCGTTGCGGGTCTCGGTATGCATATGCTCCCTGCTACAAAAGCCATTCCTAAAGAGATGCTGCCTATCGTTGACAAGCCGATGATTCAGTACATCGTTGATGAAATCGTCAAGTCGGGCATCAAGGAAATCGTGCTGGTCACTCATGCGTCCAAAAATGCCGTTGAAAACCATTTCGATACGACGTATGAGCTGGAAGCGCTGCTGGAACAGCGCGTGAAGCGTCAGCTGCTGAGCGAAGTGCAGTCTATCTGTCCGCCGGGCGTAACTATCATGAACGTGCGCCAGGCGCAACCGTTGGGTCTGGGCCACTCCGTACTTTGCGCCCGTCCTATGATCGGCGACAATCCTTTTGTGGTTGTGTTGCCGGACGTCATCATGGATGATTCCACCGCCGACCACCTGCGTTATAATCTCGCCGCAATGGTCGCGCGCTTTGAAGAAACCGGCCACAGTCAGGTGCTGGCGAAGCATATGCCAGGCGCCGATCTGTCTGAATACTCTGCAATTTCGACGAAAGAACCGCTGGAAAACGAAGGCAGCGTCAGCACCATCACCAGCTTTATCGAAAAACCGGAGCATCCTGAACAGCTCGATTCCGACCTGGCGGCGGTAGGTCGCTATGTACTGTCTGCGGATATCTGGGCTGAACTGGAAAAAACCGAGCCGGGCGCATGGGGCCGTATCCAGCTGACGGATGCGATCGCCAGCCTGAGTAAAAAACAGCCGGTTGACGCCTGCCTGATGACGGGCAACAGCTTCGACTGCGGCCGTAAGCTGGGTTATATGCAGGCGTTCGTTACCTATGGTCTGCGCCATAACCAGCAGGGCACAGCGTTCCGCGACGCGATAAAGCAATTGTTGGCAAAATAA